From Candidatus Omnitrophota bacterium, one genomic window encodes:
- a CDS encoding sugar-binding protein yields MGKNIFITVLGIMLLASIPAFGKNPLGPGYAISFARGVVIDGNFDDWSGAEWVKYSASSIGATGGYNWNNPETDCTFAMMYDDEALYCAAKVNDDIISFKESTTPFEWWTRDGVMWFIDFTNNDEQEILLWPDAFQDFEGANSQKWLPGEMIVVIGATEDQTSIRTRRWSVGTRNGDRSDSSDRTMADGTVVRGEVNENWESKVIITGTNYIVEAKVPWSSLERSQYYSDPVGVDPSNPDNTGGLTLDELDRLGWKPLLPNPLAGSKIGFTHLWIDCDLPAGGFDAQVMWVGDGDIDARWTEATFAIPTPVFDWDLFE; encoded by the coding sequence ATGGGAAAGAATATTTTCATTACCGTATTAGGAATTATGCTATTGGCCTCTATTCCAGCGTTTGGGAAAAACCCGTTAGGGCCGGGGTATGCGATTTCTTTTGCCAGAGGCGTTGTCATCGACGGGAATTTTGACGATTGGAGCGGCGCGGAATGGGTGAAATACAGCGCGTCCAGCATCGGCGCGACCGGCGGCTACAATTGGAACAATCCCGAAACAGATTGTACTTTCGCCATGATGTACGACGATGAGGCGCTCTATTGCGCTGCGAAAGTCAATGACGATATCATTTCATTTAAAGAGTCTACGACGCCGTTCGAGTGGTGGACGCGGGACGGCGTTATGTGGTTCATCGATTTCACCAACAATGACGAGCAAGAAATTCTCCTCTGGCCCGATGCGTTTCAGGATTTCGAGGGCGCCAATAGCCAGAAATGGCTGCCGGGCGAAATGATCGTCGTTATCGGAGCTACGGAAGATCAGACCAGCATAAGAACCAGACGATGGTCCGTAGGAACCCGCAACGGCGACCGTTCGGATTCCTCCGATAGAACCATGGCCGATGGAACCGTAGTCCGGGGCGAAGTCAACGAGAATTGGGAAAGCAAGGTCATCATCACAGGAACGAATTATATCGTCGAAGCGAAGGTTCCTTGGAGTTCGCTGGAGAGAAGCCAATATTACAGCGATCCCGTGGGCGTCGATCCTTCCAATCCCGATAATACGGGGGGACTCACTCTTGACGAACTGGATCGGCTGGGTTGGAAACCGCTTCTTCCCAATCCCCTTGCCGGGAGTAAAATAGGTTTTACCCATTTGTGGATCGATTGCGATTTGCCAGCCGGCGGTTTCGATGCGCAAGTCATGTGGGTTGGGGATGGGGATATCGACGCCAGATGGACGGAAGCGACCTTTGCGATTCCTACTCCGGTCTTCGATTGGGATTTGTTTGAATAA